A genomic region of Planctomycetota bacterium contains the following coding sequences:
- a CDS encoding crossover junction endodeoxyribonuclease RuvC, with translation MRILGIDPGLERTGYGVIETLDGAPGAMRLLEAGVVRTSPKDALAARLAEIRTGLAAVVAEFRPDAVAVEEL, from the coding sequence GGCATAGACCCCGGCCTGGAGCGGACCGGCTACGGCGTCATCGAGACCCTCGATGGCGCGCCGGGCGCGATGCGCCTCCTGGAGGCCGGCGTCGTCCGCACGAGCCCCAAGGACGCCCTCGCGGCCCGCCTCGCGGAAATCCGCACGGGCCTCGCGGCCGTGGTGGCCGAGTTTCGCCCCGATGCCGTCGCCGTCGAAGAACTC